In one window of Calypte anna isolate BGI_N300 chromosome 1, bCalAnn1_v1.p, whole genome shotgun sequence DNA:
- the FBXO40 gene encoding F-box only protein 40, translating into MIKHRAQKARPGQHRHCERCFNRHCHAPIEPSVSCMVISCRFHCGATFHMCKEEEHQLLCPLEQVSCLNSAYGCPFSMARFKLAKHLQVCPASVVCCSMEWNRWPNVDSDTTLHKNIMKETLNEECLDTALALRDQKILFRTLKVAELFPEWRKKDEVEELMDEAMGGVEGAVGGVACGSQEGNNQLPELSQSEREELAKDKEGMDLGSYKTWENIFKKDLLACQVTGSAASTGKKTEGAKTTPASSSSETAKEVPDGAEQPKDQKSGQVASVTPNTEMTGLAPWQEGVLERLKKEVGVGDYNMYLLHHGGMLIRFGQLAACTPREKDFVYGNLEAQEVKTVYTFKVPVSYCGKRARLGDALGHKMPTSDKSVDTSELGINLEELPNANIVESTLLCALEKELKGHEISESRGIDGLFVDFATQTYSFPMEPFSSNAVLADILDEKSPPELHVELFTECVTRRHNKSSSAFTFTCSHFFRRDEFPSHFKNVHADIQSCLDGWFQHRCPLAYLGCTFVQNHFRPEGLKAKVIYSKPLQTFAIKPEVDTLLAESGKGNSTVSHRGRNKDSLSSLPVEVLKYIAGFLDSFSLSQLSQVSALMRDICATLLQERGMVLLVWEKKRYSHGGTSWKARKKIWRFSSLFSTVNKWQHNDVTCMSEHLKNCPFYQVEHKTDPVLLTGMCESREQTRKTLVSTFKNRV; encoded by the exons ATGATTAAG CACCGGGCACAGAAAGCCCGCCCTGGGCAGCACAGGCACTGTGAGAGATGTTTCAACAGGCACTGCCACGCACCCATTGAGCCATCCGTCTCCTGCATGGTGATCAGCTGCCGCTTCCACTGCGGGGCCACCTTCCACATGTGCAAGGAGGAGGAGCACCAGTTGCTATGTCCCTTAGAGCAGGTCTCCTGCCTCAACTCAGCTTATGGCTGCCCTTTCTCCATGGCCCGCTTCAAGCTGGCGAAACACCTCCAGGTCTGTCCAGCCAGCGTTGTCTGCTGTTCAATGGAGTGGAACCGCTGGCCGAACGTGGATTCAGACACAACCCTGCACAAGAACATCATGAAGGAGACCTTGAACGAAGAGTGTCTGGACACAGCCTTGGCACTCAGAGACCAGAAGATACTTTTCAGGACTTTGAAAGTAGCTGAATTGTTTCCAGAGTGGAGGAAGAAGGATGAAGTGGAAGAGCTAATGGACGAAGCCATGGGTGGGGTGGAAGGGGCTGTGGGAGGAGTAGCCTGTGGCTCCCAAGAGGGCAACAACCAGCTGCCTGAGCTCAGCCAAAGTGAGCGCGAAGAATTGGCAAAGGACAAAGAAGGAATGGATCTGGGGAGCTACAAAACCTGGGAGAACATCTTCAAAAAAGACCTCCTGGCTTGCCAGGTAACAGGCTCAGCAGCTagcacaggaaaaaagacagaGGGTGCTAAAACAACaccagcttccagctcctcagaGACAGCAAAGGAAGTTCCTGATGGTGCAGAGCAACCAAAGGACCAAAAGTCTGGACAAGTAGCATCAGTAACACCAAATACAGAAATGACAGGACTGGCTCCCTGGCAAGAAGGAGTACTGGAGAGGCTGAAGAAGGAAGTTGGTGTAGGTGATTACAACATGTACCTGCTACATCATGGGGGAATGCTCATCCGCTTTGGCCAGCTAGCTGCTTGCACTCccagagaaaaagattttgtcTATGGGAACTTGGAAGCTCAGGAGGTGAAGACTGTCTACACCTTCAAAGTGCCAGTTAGTTACTGTGGCAAAAGAGCACGACTGGGCGATGCACTGGGCCACAAGATGCCAACTTCAGACAAATCAGTGGATACCTCAGAACTGGGAATAAACCTAGAAGAGCTACCTAATGCAAATATAGTTGAATCCACACTGCTGTGTGCACTGGAAAAAGAGCTGAAAGGCCATGAGATCTCTGAATCAAGGGGTATCGATGGACTCTTTGTGGATTTTGCAACACAGACATACAGCTTTCCAATGGAGCCGTTCTCCTCCAATGCTGTTCTAGCAGATATTCTGGATGAAAAAAGCCCACCTGAACTTCATGTGGAGCTCTTCACTGAATGTGTAACCAGAAGACACAACAAAAGCAGTTCAGCTTTCACATTCACTTGCAGCCATTTCTTCAGGAGGGATGAATTCCCATCCCATTTCAAGAATGTGCATGCTGATATCCAGTCATGTCTGGATGGATGGTTCCAGCATCGCTGCCCACTAGCCTACTTGGGATGTACTTTTGTTCAAAATCACTTCCGCCCTGAGGGGCTTAAGGCCAAGGTTATATACAGCAAGCCTCTCCAGACATTTGCTATTAAGCCAGAGGTGGACACCCTTCTTGCTGAATCTGGGAAGGGCAATTCCACAGTGTCTCATCGAGGGAGAAATAAGGACTCGCTGAGCAGCCTTCCAGTGGAAGTGCTCAAGTACATTGCAGGGTTCCTGGACAGCTTCAGTTTATCTCAGCTATCACAAGTGTCAGCGCTGATGAGAGACATCTGTGCCACTCTTCTTCAAGAGAGGGGAATGGTCCTCTTggtctgggagaaaaaaagatattccCATGGCGGTACTTCTTGGAAGGCTCGCAAAAAG ATCTGGCGGTTCAGCAGCCTGTTCTCCACAGTTAACAAATGGCAGCACAACGATGTCACATGCATGTCAGAGCACCTGAAGAATTGTCCCTTTTACCAGGTGGAGCACAAGACAGACCCCGTGCTGCTGACAGGCATGTGTGAATCCCGAGAGCAGACTCGAAAGACTTTGGTTTCTACTTTCAAGAACAGAGTCTGA
- the LOC103539013 gene encoding LOW QUALITY PROTEIN: tapasin-related protein-like (The sequence of the model RefSeq protein was modified relative to this genomic sequence to represent the inferred CDS: inserted 5 bases in 4 codons; substituted 2 bases at 2 genomic stop codons), giving the protein MAGRREQKDGKQESERENSGVAAGSIWDLVCFPWGFQGLGAAGEVARLRDRMVGTLMLCGAPPAEPATSFHKVDITLGCSYMREDGRGSLLTLGGLSSEHPATLVLRGSRVRNNGYLGDIAEYNVPQKNHSHSEPLIFFAGFQLVPIPYAESLLYMDXDREEVTCEIPAAQQGTLPYFSWXMTTQQLLVGISITLVLRGPHCISQKEKEHNATLHPELRIPMSKVGTMLTTVEFQSSSRKTSLHVRLGSSVTLDCHFPLAPSSSLSPLEWRRQHXGSGLTLFQYQVGSTGQTAQPKVHVDLXGDMSLSLQEVSVGDEGTYICLLSAPLYQAHHIIQLHIAEPPRVHMIPAVVTHERDVMTTLACNIAGYYPLDISVSWTQKAPEVEIPVSNMRFXRQSRDGTSSITSYFSISSAKGQAPATCICRVSHMALEKPISVSTHLKAPEQAESEGLVGAFIATSXFIVALFIVLRRRGDRSSTC; this is encoded by the exons atGGCTGGGAGAAGAGAACAGAAGGATGGGAAACAGGAAAG CGAAAGGGAAAACAGCGGCGTTGCTGCTGGCAGCATCTGGGACCTGGTTTGCTTTCCGTGGGGATTCCAGGGtttgggagcagctggggaggtcGCTCGGCTGCGGGACAGGATGGTTGGGACCCTGATGTTGTGTGGGGCCCCGCCTGCGG AGCCAGCAACTTCATTTCACAAAGTGGATATCACCCTGGGCTGCTCCTACATGAGGGAAGATGGAAGAGGCTCACTCCTCACCCTTGGTGGCTTGtcctctgagcatcctgctaCCCTTGTGCTGAGGGGTAGCAGAGTCAGAAATAATGGCTACTTAGGTGATATAGCTGAGTATAATGTCCCACAGAAAAATC ACAGTCACAGCGAACCTCTAATATTCTTTGCAGGGTTTC AGTTGGTACCCATCCCATATGCAGAGTCCCTGCTATATATGGACTGAGATAGGGAAGAGGTGACCTGTGAgatcccagcagcccagcaggggACCCTGCCATACTTTTCCT TAATGACCACCCAACAGCTCTTGGTTGGGATCAGTATTACCCTGGTGCTGAGAGGCCCCCACTGCATCAgccagaaggagaaggagcacAATGCAACACTGCACCCAGAGCTGAGGATTCCTATGAGCAAGGTGGGGACAATGCTAACTACAG TTGAATTTCAGTCATCATCACGCAAGACTTCCCTGCACGTACGTCTTGGCAGCTCAGTCACCCTTGACTGCCACTTTCCCttggctcccagctcctcactaTCCCCCCTGGAGTGGAGGAGGCAGCACTGAGGCAGTGGCCTTACCCTTTTCCAGTACCAGGTGGGGAGCACAGGCCAGACAGCACAGCCAAAAGTCCATGTGGATC GTGGAGACATGTCACTTAGCCTGCAAGAAGTCAGTGTAGGAGATGAAGGGACATACATCTGTTTGCTGTCCGCTCCACTGTACCAGGCCCACCACATCATCCAGCTGCACATAGCAG AACCTCCAAGAGTTCATATGATTCCAGCAGTAGTGACACATGAGAGAGATGTGATGACTACTTTGGCCTGCAACATTGCTGGCTATTACCCCCTGGACATCTCAGTGAGCTGGACACAGAAGGCTCCTGAAGTGGAAATCCCTGTCTCAAACATGCGATT TCGGCAAAGCCGAGATGGCAcctccagcatcacctcctACTTCAGCATCAGCTCAGCCAAAGGGCAGGCACCAGCCACCTGCATCTGCCGTGTGTCACACATGGCCCTAGAAAAGCCCATCTCTGTGAGCACCCATCTTAAGGCTCCAG agcaagCAGAATCAGAAGGACTGGTAGGGGCTTTCATTGCTACCA ATTTTATCGTTGCCCTCTTCATTGTActcaggagaagaggagatAGGAGTTCAACATGCTGA